In a single window of the Streptomyces sp. NBC_00353 genome:
- a CDS encoding SIS domain-containing protein, translating to MSRTASEIATQPSCWRRAAEAGAAFDGLPRPGERVAVTGCGTSWFMAIAYAALREAAGQGETDAFASSEFPAGRPYDRVVAITRSGTTTEVLDLLGELRGKVATVALTADPRTPVMDAADAVAVLDWADEESVVQTRFATTALAFLRAGLEAAGPLPAGVKTVAEAAVDAELAVTEPLAEAVVAAEQWTFLGRGWTYGLAQEAGLKMREAAGAWTESYPAMEYRHGPISITGPNRVAWVFGALPEGLAGEVAGVGGTLVAHVTADPMADLIRAQRLAVEIAESKGYDPDHPRNLSRSVILAP from the coding sequence ATGTCCCGTACCGCATCAGAGATTGCCACCCAGCCCAGTTGCTGGCGGCGCGCCGCGGAGGCAGGGGCCGCGTTCGACGGACTGCCGCGGCCGGGTGAGCGGGTCGCCGTCACCGGGTGCGGCACCTCCTGGTTCATGGCTATCGCGTACGCGGCGCTGCGCGAGGCGGCCGGGCAGGGCGAGACCGATGCGTTCGCCTCCTCGGAGTTCCCGGCGGGGCGTCCGTACGACCGCGTCGTGGCGATCACCCGCTCCGGCACGACGACCGAGGTCCTCGACCTCCTCGGTGAGCTGCGCGGCAAGGTGGCCACCGTCGCACTGACCGCCGACCCGAGGACGCCCGTGATGGACGCCGCCGACGCCGTGGCCGTACTGGACTGGGCGGACGAGGAGTCGGTCGTCCAGACCCGGTTCGCCACCACCGCGCTGGCCTTCCTGCGAGCCGGCCTGGAGGCGGCAGGTCCGCTTCCGGCGGGGGTGAAGACGGTCGCCGAGGCAGCGGTCGACGCGGAGCTCGCGGTGACGGAGCCGCTGGCGGAGGCGGTCGTCGCGGCCGAGCAGTGGACATTCCTGGGGCGCGGCTGGACGTACGGGCTGGCCCAGGAGGCCGGGCTCAAGATGCGCGAGGCGGCAGGTGCCTGGACCGAGTCGTACCCGGCGATGGAGTACCGCCACGGACCGATCTCGATCACCGGTCCGAACCGGGTCGCGTGGGTGTTCGGCGCACTGCCCGAGGGACTCGCGGGCGAGGTCGCGGGGGTGGGCGGCACGCTGGTGGCCCATGTCACGGCCGACCCGATGGCCGATCTGATCCGGGCCCAGCGGCTCGCGGTCGAGATCGCGGAGTCGAAGGGGTACGACCCCGACCACCCGCGCAATCTTTCGCGCAGCGTGATCCTGGCGCCCTGA
- a CDS encoding ROK family protein: MKHVIALDVGGTGMKAALVGADGTLLHEARRATGRERGPDAVVESILAFAAELRAHGEEQFGESAAAAGVAVPGIVDAENGIAVYASNLGWRDVPMRDKLGERLGGVPVALGHDVRTGGLAEGRIGAGKGADRFLFVPLGTGIAGAIGIAGSIEAGAHGYAGEIGHIVVRPDGPDCGCGQRGCLETLASASAVSRAWAAASGDPEADAADCAKAVESGDPAAVRVWQNAVDALAAGLVTALTLLDPRTLIIGGGLAESGETLFVPLRAAVEERVTFQKLPHIVPAALGDTAGCLGAGLLAWDLLSTEVSA, translated from the coding sequence GTGAAACACGTCATCGCCCTCGATGTGGGCGGCACCGGAATGAAGGCCGCCCTGGTCGGGGCCGACGGCACCCTGCTGCACGAGGCCCGGCGCGCGACCGGCCGGGAGCGCGGGCCCGACGCCGTCGTGGAGTCGATCCTCGCCTTCGCCGCGGAGCTGCGCGCCCACGGCGAGGAACAGTTCGGCGAGAGTGCCGCCGCGGCCGGTGTCGCCGTGCCGGGCATCGTCGACGCGGAGAACGGGATCGCGGTCTACGCCTCGAACCTCGGCTGGCGCGACGTACCGATGCGGGACAAGCTCGGCGAGCGGCTCGGCGGAGTGCCCGTCGCGCTCGGCCACGACGTCAGGACCGGTGGCCTCGCCGAGGGCCGGATCGGCGCGGGCAAGGGCGCCGACCGCTTCCTCTTCGTGCCGCTGGGCACCGGTATCGCCGGGGCCATCGGCATCGCAGGCAGCATCGAGGCCGGTGCGCACGGATACGCGGGCGAAATCGGGCACATCGTGGTCCGGCCGGACGGGCCGGACTGCGGCTGCGGACAGCGCGGCTGTCTGGAGACCCTGGCCTCCGCCTCCGCGGTCAGCCGCGCCTGGGCCGCCGCCTCGGGCGACCCGGAAGCCGATGCGGCGGACTGCGCGAAGGCCGTCGAGTCGGGCGATCCCGCGGCCGTACGGGTCTGGCAGAACGCGGTCGACGCGCTCGCCGCCGGGCTGGTCACCGCGCTCACCCTGCTCGACCCGCGCACGCTGATCATCGGTGGCGGGCTCGCCGAGTCGGGGGAAACCTTGTTCGTACCACTCCGTGCGGCCGTCGAGGAACGCGTCACGTTCCAGAAGCTGCCCCACATCGTCCCGGCGGCCCTCGGGGACACCGCTGGATGCCTGGGCGCAGGGCTGCTCGCCTGGGATCTTCTCTCCACGGAGGTATCCGCCTGA
- the nagA gene encoding N-acetylglucosamine-6-phosphate deacetylase → MAGRADSTVLAGARVVLPTGTVENGRVIVEGTRIAGSPHEDARTVDLTGHWVVPGFVDMHNHGGGGASFTSGTVDEVLTGVRTHREHGTTTLVASTVTGEMDFLAQRAGILSELVEQGDLAGIHFEGPFISPCRKGAHSEKLLRHPDPAEVRKLMDAARGTAKMFTLATELPGGIESVRLLAEHGVIAAIGHTDATYEQTVEAIDAGATVATHLFNAMPPLAHREPGPIAALLEDERITVELINDGTHLHPAALELAYHHAGAARVALITDAMDAAGFGDGQYQLGPLAVEVKDGVARLVEGGSIAGSTLTLDTAFRRAVTLDRIPVDDVVQSISANPARLLGVYDKVGSLEPGKDADLVVLDADFTLKGVMRKGDWVIEPHLG, encoded by the coding sequence ATGGCCGGACGCGCAGACAGCACGGTTCTCGCAGGGGCCAGGGTGGTTCTTCCCACCGGGACCGTCGAGAACGGGCGGGTGATCGTCGAGGGCACCCGGATCGCCGGCAGTCCACATGAAGACGCCCGGACCGTCGATCTGACCGGCCACTGGGTCGTGCCCGGCTTCGTCGACATGCACAACCACGGCGGCGGCGGCGCGTCCTTCACCTCCGGCACCGTGGACGAGGTCCTGACCGGCGTCCGCACCCACCGCGAGCACGGCACCACCACCCTGGTCGCCTCCACCGTCACCGGCGAGATGGACTTCCTCGCCCAGCGGGCCGGCATCCTCTCGGAGCTCGTCGAGCAGGGCGATCTGGCCGGAATCCACTTCGAGGGCCCGTTCATCTCGCCGTGCCGCAAGGGCGCGCACAGCGAGAAGCTGCTGCGCCACCCGGACCCGGCCGAGGTCCGCAAGCTGATGGACGCGGCGCGCGGCACCGCGAAGATGTTCACGCTCGCCACCGAACTGCCGGGCGGCATCGAGTCGGTGCGGCTGCTCGCCGAGCACGGGGTGATCGCCGCGATCGGGCACACCGACGCGACGTACGAGCAGACCGTCGAGGCGATCGACGCGGGCGCCACCGTCGCCACCCACCTGTTCAACGCGATGCCGCCGCTCGCCCACCGTGAGCCCGGCCCGATCGCCGCGCTCCTGGAGGACGAGCGGATCACCGTCGAGCTGATCAACGACGGTACGCATCTGCACCCGGCCGCCCTGGAGCTGGCCTACCACCACGCGGGCGCCGCCCGCGTCGCCCTGATCACGGACGCGATGGACGCGGCCGGCTTCGGTGACGGTCAGTACCAGCTGGGCCCGCTCGCCGTCGAGGTCAAGGACGGCGTCGCCCGGCTCGTCGAGGGCGGCTCGATCGCGGGCTCCACACTCACCCTGGACACCGCGTTCCGCCGGGCCGTCACCCTCGACAGGATCCCGGTCGACGACGTCGTGCAGTCCATCTCCGCCAACCCGGCGCGCCTGCTCGGCGTGTACGACAAGGTCGGCTCGCTGGAGCCGGGCAAGGACGCCGACCTGGTGGTCCTGGACGCGGACTTCACGCTGAAGGGCGTCATGCGCAAGGGCGATTGGGTCATTGAGCCCCATCTTGGCTGA
- a CDS encoding 1-phosphofructokinase family hexose kinase, whose product MILTVTLNTALDLTYGVPALVPHTSHRVGDISERPGGKGLNVARVLSALGHETVVTGFAGGATGAVLRDLLAGLPPRDALVAVAGNTRRTIAVVDASTGDTTQLNEPGPLVTAGEWGAFLTTYRKLLGEADAVALCGSLPPGIHVGAYAELVRLARAADVPVLLDTSGEPLRRGIAARPDLIKPNADELAQLTGSREPLRATRDARRRGAHGVIASLGADGMLAATPDGTWRATPPARVAGNPTGAGDSAVAGLLSGLVEGLSWPDRLRRAVALSTATVLAPAAGEFDRAAYEELLSRVRVEEYAPTTA is encoded by the coding sequence GTGATCCTCACGGTCACGCTGAACACGGCACTCGACCTGACGTACGGCGTACCGGCGTTGGTCCCGCACACCAGCCACCGCGTCGGCGACATCTCCGAACGCCCCGGCGGCAAGGGCCTCAACGTGGCCCGGGTGCTCTCCGCACTCGGCCACGAGACCGTGGTCACCGGCTTCGCCGGAGGCGCCACCGGAGCCGTCCTCCGCGACCTGCTGGCCGGCCTCCCGCCGCGCGACGCCCTCGTCGCCGTCGCCGGGAACACCCGCCGTACGATCGCCGTCGTCGACGCGTCCACCGGCGACACCACCCAGCTCAACGAGCCGGGCCCGCTCGTCACCGCCGGGGAATGGGGCGCCTTCCTCACCACGTACCGAAAGCTCCTCGGCGAAGCGGACGCGGTCGCCCTCTGCGGCAGCCTGCCGCCCGGCATCCACGTCGGGGCGTACGCCGAACTGGTCCGCCTGGCCCGCGCCGCCGACGTCCCCGTCCTCCTCGACACCAGCGGCGAACCGCTGCGCCGGGGCATCGCCGCCCGCCCCGACCTGATCAAACCGAACGCCGACGAACTCGCCCAGCTCACCGGCTCCCGCGAACCGCTGCGCGCCACCCGCGACGCCCGCCGCCGCGGCGCGCACGGCGTCATAGCCTCGCTCGGCGCGGACGGCATGCTCGCCGCCACACCCGACGGCACCTGGCGGGCCACGCCGCCCGCCAGGGTCGCGGGCAACCCGACCGGAGCGGGCGACTCCGCAGTGGCCGGACTGCTGTCCGGGCTCGTCGAGGGCCTGAGCTGGCCGGACCGGCTGCGCAGGGCGGTGGCACTGTCAACGGCGACGGTGCTGGCCCCCGCGGCCGGGGAGTTCGACCGGGCGGCGTACGAGGAGCTGCTGTCGCGCGTCCGTGTCGAGGAGTACGCACCGACGACGGCCTGA
- a CDS encoding class II fructose-bisphosphate aldolase: MPLVSTGELVSAAQADRRGIAAFNVITLEHAEAIAAGAERAGAPAILQISENAVKFHGGRLSAVAAAAAAVARASSAPLALHLDHVESVDLLHQAHAEGFGSVMFDASKLPYEENVQATADAVAWGHERGIWIEAELGKVGGKEGEAPLDAHAPGVRTDPAEAAAYVAATGVDALAVAVGSSHAMTERTAALDHALIGQLRDAVTVPLVLHGSSGVPDDEIRQAVASGMRKINVGTALNTAFTGAVRAYLAENPTGVDPRKYLVPGREAMAATVAGFLALMG; the protein is encoded by the coding sequence ATGCCGCTCGTCAGCACCGGTGAACTCGTCTCGGCGGCCCAGGCCGACCGCCGCGGGATCGCCGCCTTCAACGTCATCACGCTGGAGCACGCGGAGGCCATCGCCGCGGGCGCGGAGCGCGCCGGGGCGCCCGCCATCCTGCAGATCTCCGAGAACGCCGTGAAGTTCCACGGCGGCCGGCTCTCCGCCGTCGCCGCCGCGGCGGCCGCCGTCGCCCGTGCCTCCAGCGCGCCGCTCGCCCTCCACCTCGACCACGTCGAGTCCGTCGACCTGCTGCACCAGGCGCACGCGGAGGGCTTCGGCTCGGTGATGTTCGACGCCTCGAAGCTTCCGTACGAGGAGAACGTGCAGGCCACGGCCGATGCGGTGGCCTGGGGCCACGAGCGCGGGATCTGGATCGAGGCGGAGCTCGGCAAGGTCGGCGGCAAGGAGGGCGAGGCCCCGCTCGACGCCCACGCCCCCGGCGTCCGCACGGACCCGGCCGAGGCAGCCGCCTATGTCGCGGCGACCGGCGTGGACGCGCTGGCCGTCGCGGTCGGCTCCTCGCACGCCATGACGGAACGCACCGCCGCCCTGGACCACGCCCTGATCGGGCAGCTGCGCGACGCGGTGACGGTCCCGCTGGTGCTGCACGGCTCCAGCGGCGTCCCGGACGACGAGATCCGCCAGGCGGTCGCCTCGGGCATGCGCAAGATCAATGTGGGCACCGCCCTGAACACGGCATTCACGGGCGCGGTGCGCGCCTACCTGGCCGAGAACCCGACGGGCGTCGACCCGCGCAAGTACCTCGTCCCGGGCCGCGAGGCGATGGCCGCGACGGTGGCGGGATTCCTGGCGCTGATGGGCTGA
- a CDS encoding CBM35 domain-containing protein has protein sequence MTAGNNGANTPEDDDPFGYLYEDGQAAGAQSPGQGGYGYPGPVSQPGVPRTSYNQVRTVGERQYGQQVPQQQPYGQPQAPYGQPQPPYGGPNAQYAAPETYPGGAPTAPVATQGGRGRTGGPGKGGPNNKGLLIGAVAVVAVVVIGIGAALMTGDGNDDKKNEAATSAGAAGQVDESPKPKDTGSSSEAPVELPKQDAATLKLGGTATVEKTIKGAEGADGVYVTGFNQPGSSVTWKASMKTAGSYRLTVRYAIPAKDANATLTVNGKANSQPIGLKNFVKSSDPNWEKNWQTTWAPVTLNQGDNEIKISCETGNQCDVILDWLEVTSAKG, from the coding sequence ATGACGGCCGGGAACAACGGCGCAAACACACCCGAGGACGACGATCCGTTCGGCTACCTGTACGAGGACGGACAGGCGGCCGGCGCTCAGTCGCCGGGGCAGGGCGGATACGGCTACCCGGGTCCGGTCTCGCAGCCCGGCGTGCCGAGGACCTCGTACAACCAGGTCCGGACCGTGGGCGAGCGCCAGTACGGGCAGCAGGTGCCGCAGCAGCAGCCGTACGGCCAGCCGCAGGCACCGTACGGTCAGCCGCAGCCGCCCTACGGCGGGCCGAATGCGCAGTACGCCGCCCCCGAGACCTACCCCGGTGGTGCGCCCACCGCACCGGTCGCGACGCAGGGCGGCCGTGGCCGGACCGGTGGCCCCGGCAAGGGCGGTCCCAACAACAAGGGTCTGCTGATCGGTGCGGTCGCGGTCGTCGCGGTCGTGGTCATCGGCATCGGTGCCGCGCTGATGACCGGCGACGGCAACGACGACAAGAAGAACGAGGCCGCCACCTCGGCCGGTGCCGCCGGTCAGGTCGACGAGTCCCCGAAGCCGAAGGACACCGGGTCGTCCTCCGAAGCTCCGGTGGAGCTGCCGAAGCAGGACGCGGCGACGCTGAAGCTGGGCGGCACGGCCACGGTCGAGAAGACCATCAAGGGCGCCGAGGGCGCGGACGGCGTGTACGTCACCGGCTTCAACCAGCCGGGGTCCTCGGTGACCTGGAAGGCGTCCATGAAGACGGCGGGGTCGTACCGGCTGACTGTGCGGTACGCCATCCCGGCCAAGGACGCCAACGCCACGCTGACGGTCAACGGCAAGGCCAACAGCCAGCCCATCGGTCTGAAGAACTTCGTGAAGTCCTCGGACCCGAACTGGGAGAAGAACTGGCAGACCACGTGGGCGCCGGTGACTCTGAACCAGGGCGACAACGAGATCAAGATCTCGTGCGAGACCGGCAACCAGTGCGACGTGATCCTCGACTGGCTCGAGGTCACGTCGGCCAAGGGCTGA